A genomic window from Pyricularia oryzae 70-15 chromosome 7, whole genome shotgun sequence includes:
- a CDS encoding phosphotransferase enzyme family protein — MQFATPLVQNNYMVSSENDCKAKYVAWRLFRRLAKQGRLSLFGFAEDNWSAGRRDAAAKLPMPGRCRPFRLWCDDFRPANAIFVLDPPWWLPLEVPEMRDDGIDHWASVYDRRMQNGLAAMEDAEKEADYTSMQESNRKITSTGPDQTPPLLPLPYMRESWATGQFWLNYAARKSWAFDTIYWKYIDERFFGNRDENIPKDELWKTRVHLLNQEERGAIEIMVQIKIEESKERVLVERDAASAEQRFSHFLFEGSLSSVHNI, encoded by the exons ATGCAATTCGCCACCCCGCTCGTCCAGAACAACTACATGGTATCCTCGGAGAACGACTGCAAGGCCAAGTACGTGGCCTGGCGGCTCTTCCGCAGGCTGGCGAAACAAGGCCGTCTATCGCTCTTTGGCTTTGCCGAGGATAATTGGTCAGCGGGTCGCCGGGACGCCGCAGCAAAACTTCCCATGCCAGGTCGTTGCAGGCCCTTCCGCCTCTGGTGCGATGACTTTAGGCCGGCCAACGCCATA TTCGTCCTCGATCCGCCCTGGTGGCTGCCGCTCGAGGTCCCAGAAATGCGGGACGACGGGATCGATCATTGGGCTAGCGTCTATGATAGGCGGATGCAGAACGGGCTTGCGGCCATGGAAGACGCAGAGAAAGAGGCAGATTATACGTCAATGCAGGAAAGCAACCGCAAAATAACAAGCACAGGTCCAGACCAAACACCTCCCCTGCTACCTCTACCATACATGCGCGAGAGCTGGGCCACGGGCCAATTCTGGCTCAACTACGCTGCCAGAAAGAGCTGGGCCTTTGACACCATCTATTGGAAGTATATAGACGAAAGGTTCTTTGGTAACCGAGATGAAAATATCCCCAAAGATGAGTTGTGGAAGACGAGGGTGCATCTCCTAAACCAAGAAGAACGAGGAGCCATCGAAATTATGGTACAAATCAAAATAGAGGAATCTAAAGAGCGAGTCTTGGTCGAACGGGACGCTGCGAGTGCCGAGCAGAGATTTTCACACTTTTTGTTTGAAGGGTCACTTTCGAGTGTCCACAACATATAA